From a region of the Halanaerobium hydrogeniformans genome:
- the minC gene encoding septum site-determining protein MinC, with protein MSSVFSFQAVSDGIVMNFRSGSTFGSIKEAITLHASQASDFFNGVNLYLNLSGLELAFEQLQTLMDIVQNYNRVNKIYFTAKEIKAENKEAVPKSEAVIINRTLRSGQMVKNQANVVIVGDVNPGAEVIAGGDIIVFGRLRGVVHAGAGGNEAAQVAALILDPTQLRIASLIARSPDDNHNSGLNPERAFIKNDSIMVEKI; from the coding sequence ATGAGTTCAGTTTTTTCTTTTCAGGCAGTATCAGATGGAATTGTGATGAACTTCCGCAGTGGTAGTACATTTGGTAGTATTAAAGAGGCAATTACTTTACATGCTTCACAGGCTTCAGATTTTTTTAATGGGGTTAATTTATACCTTAATCTAAGTGGTTTGGAGCTGGCTTTTGAACAACTTCAGACACTGATGGATATTGTTCAAAATTATAACAGAGTAAATAAGATATATTTTACAGCAAAAGAAATTAAAGCGGAAAATAAAGAGGCTGTTCCAAAATCTGAAGCTGTAATTATTAATAGGACTTTGCGTTCAGGCCAGATGGTAAAAAATCAGGCTAATGTCGTGATTGTTGGAGATGTTAATCCTGGTGCCGAAGTAATCGCTGGAGGTGATATTATCGTCTTTGGCCGCTTAAGAGGAGTTGTTCATGCAGGAGCTGGAGGAAACGAAGCTGCTCAAGTAGCTGCTTTAATATTAGATCCAACTCAACTTAGAATAGCTTCTTTAATTGCCAGGTCACCAGATGATAATCATAATTCAGGGCTGAATCCGGAAAGAGCATTTATCAAAAATGACAGTATAATGGTAGAAAAGATTTAA
- the minD gene encoding septum site-determining protein MinD translates to MAGKTIVVTSGKGGVGKTTSSANIGTALAMNGKKVCLIDADIGLRNLDVVMGLENRIVYDIVDVVENNCRLEQAMIRDKRYDGLYLLPAAQTRDKTSVTPFQMKELLDNLKEEMDYVIVDSPAGIEQGFKNAISGADRAIIVTTPEISAVRDADRIIGLLEAEGLRDPEVIINRIRADMVDRGDMMGIDDMIEILAIDLLGIVPEDEGIVVSTNKGEPIAINQKAKAGLAYRNIAKRIMGEDLPIMKLEKESFLSKFKKLVGLS, encoded by the coding sequence TTGGCAGGCAAAACAATTGTTGTCACTTCAGGAAAAGGTGGAGTAGGTAAAACAACATCTTCAGCAAATATTGGTACAGCACTTGCTATGAATGGCAAAAAGGTGTGCTTAATCGATGCTGATATTGGTTTAAGAAATTTAGATGTTGTTATGGGCTTAGAAAATAGGATAGTTTATGATATTGTTGATGTTGTAGAAAATAACTGTCGTTTAGAACAGGCTATGATTCGTGATAAAAGATATGATGGTCTTTACTTATTACCGGCAGCTCAAACCCGTGATAAAACTTCAGTAACCCCATTTCAGATGAAAGAACTACTTGATAATTTAAAAGAAGAAATGGATTATGTAATAGTTGATTCACCGGCTGGTATTGAGCAGGGATTTAAAAATGCTATATCTGGTGCAGATAGAGCAATTATTGTTACAACTCCAGAAATTTCTGCTGTTAGAGATGCAGATAGAATTATCGGTCTTTTAGAAGCTGAAGGGCTGCGTGATCCAGAGGTAATAATTAACCGGATTAGGGCAGATATGGTTGATAGAGGTGATATGATGGGTATTGACGATATGATAGAGATATTAGCAATCGATCTACTGGGAATAGTCCCGGAAGATGAAGGTATTGTTGTTTCTACAAACAAAGGTGAACCGATTGCCATCAACCAAAAAGCAAAAGCTGGACTGGCATATAGAAATATTGCTAAAAGAATAATGGGAGAAGATTTACCAATTATGAAATTAGAAAAAGAAAGTTTTCTTTCTAAATTTAAGAAATTAGTTGGCTTATCTTAA
- the minE gene encoding cell division topological specificity factor MinE yields the protein MLKWLGLKSDKDKSSKNVAKERLQFVLVQDRIKLTPDEMDAMREELIGVLSKYIDVDSQKIEMDVKREDEMTALVANFPLKGSK from the coding sequence ATTCTAAAATGGCTCGGCTTAAAGAGTGATAAAGACAAATCAAGTAAAAATGTTGCAAAGGAAAGACTTCAATTTGTACTTGTTCAGGATAGAATAAAGTTAACTCCAGATGAAATGGATGCAATGAGAGAAGAATTGATCGGAGTATTAAGCAAATATATCGATGTAGATTCTCAAAAAATAGAGATGGATGTAAAAAGAGAAGACGAAATGACAGCTTTAGTAGCTAATTTTCCCCTTAAAGGTTCAAAATAA
- the rodA gene encoding rod shape-determining protein RodA → MSWNKKFLHYLNLNVPLTVVFLIIIGFLTISSAVEINQVDSNALVFLQRQAVSVVLGLLVVFIIQAYDYRIFKEYAAVIYLLMIGLLSFTLLMGRTVAGGKRWLSIGPINFQPAELAKIMLVLVLAAVIDNNSDDMGYLKGMFLPSIIAFIPFVLVVLQNDLGTALVLFFIYLVMLFAGGGNIKYMALVFGTGFLIVVLVISAHVMLDTPLPFLQEYQLNRLIVFINPDIDPFGSGYNIIQSKIALGSGRLTGKGLFAGTQNQLNFLPEKHTDFIFSVIGEEFGFIGSAVVIILFLFLLWQFLKIAEEARDRYGYLVVIGITAMFLFHVLENIGMTMGIMPITGIPLPFISYGGTFMITSLTAIGIIININLRQNKLMF, encoded by the coding sequence ATGTCTTGGAACAAAAAATTTCTACACTATTTAAATTTAAATGTACCTTTAACAGTTGTTTTTTTGATTATAATAGGATTTTTAACAATTAGTTCAGCTGTAGAAATTAATCAAGTTGATTCTAATGCTCTTGTATTTTTGCAAAGACAGGCAGTCTCAGTAGTGTTGGGACTGCTAGTAGTTTTTATAATACAGGCTTATGATTATAGGATATTTAAAGAATATGCAGCAGTAATCTATTTGCTAATGATCGGGCTTTTAAGTTTTACCCTTTTAATGGGTAGAACAGTTGCAGGTGGTAAAAGATGGCTCAGTATTGGACCAATCAACTTTCAGCCAGCTGAATTGGCAAAAATTATGCTGGTTTTAGTTTTAGCTGCGGTCATAGATAATAATTCAGATGATATGGGTTATCTTAAGGGAATGTTTCTGCCTTCAATTATAGCTTTTATACCATTTGTATTGGTAGTGCTCCAGAATGACCTTGGTACTGCACTTGTTTTATTCTTTATTTACCTTGTAATGCTCTTTGCAGGTGGAGGTAATATAAAATATATGGCCCTGGTTTTTGGGACTGGTTTCTTAATTGTTGTTTTAGTTATCAGTGCTCATGTGATGCTCGATACACCTTTACCTTTTTTACAGGAATATCAGTTAAATCGATTAATAGTATTTATTAATCCAGATATTGATCCTTTTGGTAGTGGCTATAATATTATTCAATCAAAAATCGCTTTAGGATCAGGCCGATTAACTGGTAAAGGCCTTTTTGCTGGTACTCAAAATCAGCTTAATTTTTTACCGGAAAAACACACAGATTTTATTTTTTCTGTGATTGGAGAAGAATTTGGTTTTATAGGATCTGCTGTAGTAATTATATTGTTTTTATTTTTGCTCTGGCAGTTTTTAAAAATTGCTGAAGAGGCAAGGGATAGATACGGTTATCTGGTGGTTATAGGAATAACTGCTATGTTTTTGTTTCATGTCCTGGAAAATATCGGGATGACCATGGGTATTATGCCTATTACTGGAATCCCACTCCCTTTTATTAGTTATGGGGGTACATTTATGATAACCTCTTTAACTGCAATTGGTATAATAATTAATATAAACTTAAGACAAAACAAGTTAATGTTTTAA
- a CDS encoding TIGR03960 family B12-binding radical SAM protein: MQYKKKIMENLYKVSSPERYTGNEWNTINKEWQAEKLKIAFAFPDVYEIGMSHLGLKILYHLINNEENMLAERVYAPWQDMEDLLKEKEIPLYTLESYHEIKDFDILGFTLQYEMSYTNILNMLDLSGMSIYSKERNEDDPLVIAGGATVFNPEPIADFIDLFFIGEAEGIIIELLNKYQRLKSKGMLKKDVLLKLSKIDGVYVPSLYSEIYGEQGEILALNSQNGVKARTKKQLVQNLDQAFYPTDFIVPYRDTVHERVVLEISRGCTRSCRFCAAGMTYRPSRERSVERLMELAEKALKSTGYDEISLTSLSAMDYTKIEELLKRMTEKFSQHKISVSLSSLRVDEFSVELAKEVQKVRKTGLTFAPEAGTQRLRNVINKNINEEDLYNAVRSAFENGWSRIKLYFMIGLPTETMDDIAGIVELAKKVRDIGREVRKNTKKRMRNIQISVSVSTFVPKTFTPFQWVKMDDVQTIIKKHDYLRNNLRGHGLNFSWNDPELSRLEGVIARGDRRLSEVIASAWEKGSRFEGWNECFDARIWGEAFRENKIAPAEYLRERKISEIFSWEKIDVGVSKEFLLKEYQKSEDGDLTTDCRFEECTGCAICADFGVDLELVGGKR, encoded by the coding sequence TTGCAGTATAAGAAGAAAATAATGGAAAACTTATATAAGGTTTCAAGTCCAGAAAGATATACAGGAAATGAATGGAACACAATAAATAAAGAATGGCAGGCTGAAAAATTAAAAATTGCCTTCGCTTTTCCCGACGTTTATGAGATAGGAATGTCTCACCTTGGACTTAAAATCTTATACCATTTAATTAATAATGAAGAAAATATGCTGGCAGAGAGGGTTTATGCTCCCTGGCAGGATATGGAAGATTTACTGAAAGAAAAAGAGATTCCACTCTATACACTGGAATCATATCATGAAATAAAAGATTTTGATATTTTAGGTTTTACCCTTCAGTATGAAATGAGCTATACAAATATCCTGAATATGCTCGATTTAAGCGGGATGTCTATTTATTCGAAAGAGAGAAATGAAGATGATCCGCTGGTAATTGCTGGTGGGGCAACTGTTTTTAATCCAGAGCCAATAGCAGATTTTATTGATCTCTTTTTTATCGGTGAAGCAGAAGGCATTATTATAGAATTATTAAATAAATATCAGCGGTTAAAATCTAAAGGGATGCTCAAAAAAGATGTTTTGCTTAAATTAAGCAAAATAGATGGAGTATATGTACCATCCTTATACAGTGAAATTTATGGTGAGCAGGGAGAAATTCTAGCTTTGAATTCTCAAAATGGAGTTAAAGCAAGAACAAAAAAACAGCTTGTGCAAAATTTAGATCAGGCCTTTTATCCTACTGATTTTATTGTTCCTTATCGTGATACGGTCCATGAGCGGGTTGTTTTAGAAATTTCTCGGGGCTGCACCAGAAGCTGTCGCTTTTGTGCTGCTGGAATGACATACCGCCCCAGTAGAGAAAGAAGTGTAGAAAGATTGATGGAATTAGCCGAAAAAGCCTTAAAATCTACTGGTTATGATGAAATTTCTCTAACTTCTTTAAGTGCAATGGATTATACAAAAATAGAGGAATTATTAAAAAGAATGACTGAAAAATTTAGTCAGCACAAAATTAGTGTTTCTTTATCCTCTCTTCGAGTAGATGAATTTTCTGTAGAACTTGCTAAAGAAGTTCAAAAGGTCAGGAAAACTGGTTTAACCTTTGCACCAGAAGCTGGGACTCAGCGTTTAAGAAATGTAATTAATAAAAATATCAATGAAGAAGATCTTTATAATGCTGTAAGGTCTGCTTTTGAAAATGGCTGGTCAAGGATAAAACTATATTTTATGATCGGATTACCAACAGAAACTATGGATGATATAGCAGGGATTGTAGAACTGGCAAAAAAAGTAAGAGATATTGGTAGAGAAGTTCGTAAAAACACTAAAAAAAGAATGAGAAATATACAGATATCTGTCAGTGTTTCTACATTTGTTCCTAAAACCTTTACCCCTTTTCAATGGGTAAAGATGGATGATGTTCAGACTATAATCAAAAAACATGATTATTTGAGAAATAATTTGCGGGGACATGGTTTGAATTTCAGCTGGAATGATCCAGAGTTATCAAGGCTTGAAGGGGTAATTGCTAGAGGAGATAGAAGACTGTCAGAGGTTATAGCCAGTGCCTGGGAAAAGGGAAGTCGCTTTGAAGGCTGGAATGAATGTTTTGATGCCAGAATCTGGGGAGAAGCATTTAGAGAAAATAAAATTGCTCCTGCAGAATATTTAAGAGAAAGAAAAATATCAGAAATTTTTTCCTGGGAAAAAATTGATGTAGGTGTTTCTAAAGAATTTTTACTAAAAGAATATCAAAAATCTGAAGATGGAGATTTAACAACTGATTGTCGCTTTGAAGAATGCACAGGCTGTGCAATTTGTGCTGATTTTGGAGTCGATTTAGAACTGGTGGGTGGTAAAAGATAA
- a CDS encoding TIGR03936 family radical SAM-associated protein — protein MNYRIKFEKLEDLMYISHLEVMKTIRRIIRRAEFPAAYSQGFNPHIKISMGPPLAVGLISYGEYFDLELEEELLETELIEALNQFSPKDLNFIKAVKIPENIRSLSSLLDTAIYTIKFNFKTTKTREEEKEILKNFMDEESIMIIRHRRKKSDREIDLKKRIFSAEVIEKNKWKFAVVTGSRGNLRPEELNRALKDRYPEIKDFSPLNVVREGVFVNEEDDFYPPYAEKFIGS, from the coding sequence ATGAATTATAGAATTAAATTTGAAAAGTTAGAAGATCTTATGTATATTTCTCATTTAGAGGTTATGAAGACGATTAGAAGGATCATCAGGAGAGCAGAGTTTCCTGCAGCTTACAGTCAGGGCTTTAATCCCCACATTAAAATTTCTATGGGTCCCCCACTTGCTGTTGGTTTGATTAGTTATGGTGAATATTTTGATTTAGAACTAGAAGAAGAATTACTTGAAACTGAATTAATTGAAGCTTTAAATCAATTCTCACCTAAAGATTTAAATTTTATTAAAGCAGTTAAAATTCCAGAAAACATCAGATCTTTATCTTCACTACTTGATACAGCAATTTATACGATAAAATTTAATTTTAAAACAACGAAAACAAGGGAAGAGGAAAAAGAAATTTTAAAAAATTTTATGGACGAAGAAAGTATTATGATTATTAGGCACCGCCGCAAGAAATCAGATAGAGAGATAGATTTAAAGAAAAGAATCTTTTCTGCAGAGGTAATCGAAAAAAACAAATGGAAATTTGCTGTTGTTACAGGCAGTAGAGGCAACTTAAGACCAGAAGAGCTAAATAGAGCTTTGAAGGACAGATATCCAGAAATCAAAGATTTTTCACCTCTCAATGTTGTTAGAGAGGGAGTTTTTGTAAATGAAGAAGACGATTTTTATCCTCCCTATGCAGAAAAGTTTATCGGGAGTTGA